Proteins from one Sebaldella sp. S0638 genomic window:
- a CDS encoding helicase, translating to MQEKIRYTKTGKKVGVFEFEGRLHEKILLTKEQYAEHILKKHPEITLEIIENTLKTPDIVTKKSRSKKEHFYQKKIDKTYFFVVVSFYKNIKNIRFILTAYSVNSNEYLKDKNIYYVYKRKLD from the coding sequence ATGCAGGAGAAAATACGTTACACCAAAACCGGCAAAAAGGTTGGTGTTTTTGAATTTGAAGGAAGGTTACACGAGAAGATTTTACTGACAAAAGAACAATATGCCGAGCATATTCTGAAAAAGCATCCGGAAATTACCCTGGAAATAATAGAAAATACATTAAAAACTCCGGACATTGTTACAAAAAAATCAAGATCAAAGAAAGAACATTTTTATCAGAAAAAAATAGATAAAACTTATTTCTTTGTTGTAGTGTCATTTTACAAAAATATCAAAAATATAAGATTTATTCTTACGGCATATTCTGTTAACAGCAATGAGTATTTAAAGGACAAAAACATATACTACGTTTATAAAAGAAAATTAGATTAA
- a CDS encoding trimeric intracellular cation channel family protein: protein MLNAIVNSVGIIAFACSGVFKGLKHNLDIFGITVLGVITACGGGIIRDILLNRMPTAIARPHDVYLAIVTSFLIYFTVKIQEKRLNMETIDNSKIFMRLVKLSDALGLALFTIIGANIAVKSGLGILSVAVMATITGVGGGIIRDLLVNEIPFVLKEDIYATLSFAGGIIYYICIVNIGLAYNTVVPLLFVLLLMVRLVAIKYKLSLHLSKSKDGESK from the coding sequence ATGTTAAATGCTATTGTCAATTCAGTAGGAATAATTGCCTTTGCCTGTTCAGGAGTTTTTAAAGGCTTGAAACATAATTTGGATATTTTCGGTATTACTGTTTTAGGAGTTATTACAGCCTGCGGGGGCGGAATTATAAGAGATATTCTGCTGAACAGAATGCCCACGGCTATTGCCAGACCTCATGACGTATACCTTGCGATCGTTACTTCATTTTTGATATATTTTACTGTTAAAATTCAGGAAAAGCGTCTAAATATGGAAACTATTGATAATTCAAAAATATTTATGAGACTGGTAAAACTTTCAGATGCACTGGGGCTGGCATTATTTACTATTATCGGAGCTAATATTGCCGTTAAAAGCGGACTTGGAATACTTAGTGTTGCAGTTATGGCAACTATTACAGGTGTGGGCGGCGGAATCATAAGAGACCTTCTTGTAAATGAAATTCCGTTTGTCTTAAAAGAAGATATATATGCCACACTGTCATTTGCAGGGGGAATTATATATTACATCTGTATTGTTAACATAGGACTGGCATATAATACTGTAGTTCCATTACTGTTTGTACTTTTACTTATGGTAAGGCTTGTGGCTATAAAATATAAATTAAGCCTTCATCTTTCAAAATCTAAAGACGGGGAGAGTAAATAA
- the rpiB gene encoding ribose 5-phosphate isomerase B — MKIAIGNDHAGVDLKEKVVDFLKGKGYEVENVGTDVKESVDYPDIARKVAKLVNDKECEFGIVICGTGIGISIAANKVPGIRCALCHNSFTAKLSRLHNNSNVLSLGARVIGDELALDIVDAYLTTDFEGGRHARRVDKIEEC, encoded by the coding sequence ATGAAAATAGCAATAGGTAATGACCATGCAGGTGTTGATCTTAAAGAAAAAGTAGTTGATTTTTTAAAAGGTAAGGGATATGAGGTAGAAAATGTAGGAACAGATGTGAAAGAATCTGTTGACTATCCGGATATTGCAAGAAAAGTTGCAAAGCTTGTTAATGATAAGGAATGTGAATTCGGTATAGTTATCTGCGGTACTGGTATTGGAATATCAATTGCTGCCAATAAAGTTCCCGGAATAAGATGTGCGTTATGTCATAATTCTTTTACTGCTAAATTAAGCAGACTCCATAATAATTCTAATGTTCTGTCTTTAGGTGCCAGAGTAATCGGTGACGAACTGGCGCTGGATATCGTGGATGCTTATCTTACTACAGACTTTGAAGGCGGAAGACACGCAAGAAGAGTAGACAAAATAGAAGAATGCTAA
- a CDS encoding RNA methyltransferase, which yields MKTTIASPDNKFYKILKKLDKKKYRDKNNIFKAEGEKFLKEKINFTKIIIKESKYEYLENKYKITQFNNLTILKDDLFDEISEQENSQGVIVLYSKLLTSIEEINGDIVILDDVQDPGNIGTIIRTMEASGFKNLILTKGSVDVYNPKTVRATMGGIFKLNIIYETPEIITEFLKDNDYQVISTLLDKNSIDYREVELKEKNAYIFGNEGHGISDIFVESTNVKAIIPIYGDVDSLNVSVASGIFLYKMREKIENK from the coding sequence GTGAAGACTACAATAGCAAGTCCTGACAATAAATTTTATAAGATATTGAAGAAGCTGGACAAGAAAAAGTACAGAGATAAAAATAATATTTTTAAAGCTGAAGGGGAAAAATTCCTAAAAGAAAAGATAAATTTCACAAAGATAATTATAAAAGAATCAAAATATGAATATCTTGAAAATAAATATAAAATTACACAGTTTAATAACCTTACAATATTGAAAGATGATCTTTTTGATGAAATTTCTGAACAGGAAAACAGTCAGGGTGTTATTGTTTTATATTCGAAGCTGCTTACTTCCATAGAAGAGATAAACGGAGATATTGTTATTCTGGATGATGTACAGGATCCTGGAAATATCGGAACTATTATTCGTACTATGGAAGCTTCGGGATTCAAGAATCTTATTCTGACAAAAGGCAGCGTAGATGTGTATAACCCTAAAACCGTACGTGCAACTATGGGAGGAATATTTAAATTAAATATAATATATGAAACACCTGAGATAATAACAGAATTTTTAAAAGATAATGATTATCAGGTGATTTCTACACTACTTGATAAAAATTCCATTGATTACCGTGAAGTGGAACTAAAAGAAAAAAATGCTTATATATTTGGAAATGAAGGACATGGTATTTCTGATATTTTTGTAGAAAGTACAAATGTAAAAGCCATTATTCCTATTTATGGTGATGTGGATTCTCTCAACGTAAGTGTAGCATCTGGAATATTTTTATATAAAATGAGAGAGAAAATAGAAAATAAATAA
- a CDS encoding DUF3427 domain-containing protein, whose product MSVLAKKGDKTGITVPYDQYSSMLKHEILMFFSQNLDKKISLNDYDNAVKLTETVIDKKFELPLQFNRSNYNTGNFLIVNRKTQFKNFFTYLKEELNSCDSFCFIVSFIKFSGIQLLINTLDELKRQGIKGKIVTSVYLNITDPKALRKLMEYDNLEIKVYNNTRESFHTKAYLFQRKEYSSCIIGSSNLSQSALYSGEEWNVRLVKDSYLEIFDQSYEQFEKIWHSNEAVDLSTRFIDKYEDFRNKSGNIETFDFKKEENEMEIFKPNKMQSDLLEKLRLTREFGNRKGLIVAATGTGKTYLAAMDILRLKPESFLFIAHREELINNAFNVFSKILPYDKNEYGFLSGSEKSYDKKFMFSTIQSLYKNTEYFSKNAFEYIIIDEFHHSKASTYETVLQYFEPAFLLGLTATPERMDGKDILELCDYNLIGEMGLREALEYDLLSPFHYFGVIDDTVDYEQIPFNNGRYDDSVLGDKLSIPKRVDFIHNKIEKISFDGDRVKSIAFCANIKHAEYMKEQFRLKGYSSESITAKDNMGRRKEITDAFQSGKIEILCVVDIFNEGIDIPDVNLLLFLRPTMSSTIFIQQLGRGLRKVKNKDFVTILDFIGNHKKDYIITQAFSENTLNEKDRLLTEVKNQFSDIPGASYIELDRICQERIISKIENYNSLSRDNIVSEYLEFKDEIGRELDIIDFKDNMELFLRLKNKFGSFVKAQKLIEKLDYYFSSAEEEIFEILEKNLSLNYPYEILIVSLLHDKDNISIYDVIKKFESVFSVKINEKMQNNIIIRAMKELSESSLFIFDPISNIISLQSTDFTKFYKKRLVGLIELSILNFKKEIDINEFNSSILVKYQEYSRIELQILLDSNAQKGSWRAGYSVSREHICLFITLNKSLVLKEELKYDNYFHRQDIVQWISQSKTSHDSKIGQMYVNHKDLSMKVHIFIRKEPVLESGAASPFTYLGEAGYYSSHGDKPMYMLWKLDYPVPNELFIDFTV is encoded by the coding sequence ATGTCTGTATTAGCAAAAAAAGGGGATAAAACTGGAATTACTGTACCTTATGATCAGTACTCAAGCATGTTAAAACATGAAATTCTAATGTTTTTCTCCCAGAATCTTGATAAGAAAATTTCTTTGAATGACTATGATAATGCCGTAAAATTAACAGAGACTGTAATTGATAAGAAGTTTGAGCTGCCTTTGCAGTTTAACCGCAGTAATTATAATACCGGCAATTTTCTCATAGTTAATCGTAAAACACAATTTAAAAACTTTTTTACATATTTAAAAGAGGAGCTGAACAGCTGTGATTCTTTTTGTTTTATAGTTAGTTTTATAAAATTTTCTGGCATCCAGCTTCTTATTAACACGCTTGATGAACTGAAAAGACAGGGAATAAAAGGGAAAATAGTCACTTCGGTATATTTGAACATTACAGATCCTAAAGCTTTGAGAAAGCTCATGGAATATGACAATCTTGAGATAAAAGTTTATAATAACACAAGAGAAAGTTTTCACACAAAGGCATATTTATTTCAGAGAAAAGAATACAGTTCGTGTATTATAGGTTCCTCGAATCTAAGTCAGTCTGCTTTGTACTCTGGTGAAGAATGGAATGTGCGTCTGGTAAAAGACAGTTATCTTGAGATTTTTGACCAGTCATATGAGCAGTTTGAAAAAATATGGCATAGTAATGAAGCGGTGGATTTAAGTACAAGATTTATTGATAAATATGAAGATTTCAGAAATAAAAGCGGAAATATTGAAACATTTGATTTTAAAAAAGAAGAAAATGAAATGGAGATATTTAAGCCTAATAAAATGCAGTCTGATCTTCTGGAAAAATTGAGACTTACAAGGGAATTCGGCAATAGAAAAGGACTGATTGTAGCTGCTACCGGTACAGGGAAAACTTATCTTGCAGCAATGGATATTTTACGGCTGAAACCTGAGTCATTTTTATTTATAGCCCACAGGGAGGAGCTTATAAATAATGCGTTCAATGTTTTCTCAAAAATTCTTCCCTATGATAAAAATGAATATGGCTTTCTTAGCGGAAGTGAAAAAAGCTATGATAAAAAATTTATGTTTTCTACAATTCAGTCATTATATAAAAATACGGAATATTTCTCAAAAAATGCTTTTGAATACATTATTATTGATGAATTTCATCACTCAAAGGCATCTACTTATGAGACTGTACTTCAGTATTTTGAGCCCGCTTTTCTTTTGGGGCTTACTGCGACTCCTGAAAGAATGGACGGGAAGGATATATTGGAACTGTGTGATTATAATTTAATTGGAGAGATGGGTCTTCGTGAAGCTCTTGAATATGACTTACTCTCTCCTTTTCATTATTTTGGGGTAATTGACGACACTGTGGATTATGAGCAGATCCCTTTTAATAACGGAAGATATGATGACAGTGTACTTGGCGATAAACTCAGTATTCCGAAAAGAGTAGATTTTATTCATAATAAAATTGAAAAAATTAGTTTTGACGGAGACAGAGTCAAGTCTATTGCCTTTTGTGCCAATATAAAACATGCGGAATATATGAAAGAACAGTTCAGACTGAAAGGGTATTCTTCCGAATCTATCACGGCAAAAGATAATATGGGGAGAAGAAAAGAGATAACAGACGCTTTTCAGTCTGGAAAAATCGAAATTTTATGTGTGGTGGATATTTTTAATGAGGGAATAGATATACCTGATGTTAATCTTTTATTATTTCTGCGGCCTACCATGTCATCCACAATTTTTATACAGCAGCTGGGACGGGGGCTTCGAAAAGTTAAAAATAAAGATTTTGTAACTATTTTGGATTTTATCGGGAATCATAAAAAGGATTATATTATCACTCAGGCTTTTTCAGAAAATACTCTGAATGAAAAAGACAGACTTCTGACTGAAGTTAAAAATCAGTTTTCTGATATTCCCGGTGCTTCTTATATAGAACTTGACAGAATATGCCAAGAAAGAATAATATCTAAAATAGAGAATTATAACAGTTTAAGCAGAGATAATATTGTTTCTGAATATCTTGAATTCAAAGATGAGATCGGTAGAGAGCTGGATATTATTGATTTTAAAGATAATATGGAGCTGTTTTTGAGGCTGAAAAATAAATTTGGTTCTTTTGTCAAAGCGCAAAAGCTTATAGAGAAACTGGATTATTATTTCAGTAGTGCAGAAGAAGAGATTTTTGAAATTTTAGAAAAAAATCTAAGTCTGAATTATCCTTATGAAATTCTTATTGTATCACTTTTACATGATAAAGATAATATTTCAATATATGATGTTATCAAAAAATTCGAATCTGTATTTTCTGTAAAAATAAATGAAAAAATGCAAAATAATATTATTATAAGAGCAATGAAAGAATTAAGCGAGAGCAGTTTATTTATTTTTGATCCGATTTCTAATATTATTTCATTACAAAGTACTGATTTTACTAAGTTCTATAAAAAAAGACTGGTCGGTCTAATTGAGCTTTCTATTTTGAATTTTAAGAAAGAAATTGATATAAATGAATTTAACAGCAGCATTTTGGTCAAATATCAGGAATATTCCAGAATAGAACTACAAATCCTGCTTGATTCCAATGCCCAGAAAGGATCATGGCGTGCAGGCTATTCAGTATCACGTGAACACATCTGTCTGTTCATTACACTGAATAAATCACTTGTATTAAAGGAAGAGCTAAAGTATGATAACTATTTTCACAGACAGGACATTGTCCAATGGATAAGCCAGAGTAAAACCAGCCATGATTCTAAAATTGGTCAAATGTATGTGAATCACAAAGATCTTAGTATGAAAGTACATATTTTTATACGTAAGGAACCAGTTTTGGAAAGCGGAGCTGCATCTCCTTTTACGTATCTCGGGGAAGCCGGATATTACAGCAGCCATGGAGACAAACCTATGTATATGCTGTGGAAACTGGATTACCCTGTTCCAAATGAACTGTTTATTGATTTTACAGTTTGA
- a CDS encoding histidine triad nucleotide-binding protein has protein sequence MSTIFKKIIDKEIPANVVYEDDDFMAFRDINPQAEVHILVIPKKEIANLNEATEEDALMLGKLQLLIAKIAKNEGIADDGYRVILNVNENGGQEVFHIHYHILGGGKIGVLNSNK, from the coding sequence ATGTCAACTATATTTAAGAAAATTATTGATAAGGAAATACCGGCAAATGTCGTGTATGAAGATGATGATTTCATGGCTTTCCGGGATATTAACCCGCAGGCAGAAGTACATATTCTTGTTATTCCCAAAAAAGAGATTGCTAATCTTAATGAAGCAACTGAAGAAGATGCACTTATGCTTGGAAAACTCCAGTTATTAATTGCTAAAATTGCAAAAAATGAGGGGATTGCCGATGATGGTTACAGAGTCATCCTAAATGTAAATGAAAACGGCGGTCAGGAAGTTTTTCATATTCACTACCATATACTTGGCGGTGGAAAAATCGGAGTTCTAAATTCAAATAAATGA